A region from the Oceanidesulfovibrio marinus genome encodes:
- the rseP gene encoding RIP metalloprotease RseP, giving the protein MQSVAAFIIVLGVLIAFHELGHFLVAKLMGMGVKTYSLGFGPKVFGKRYGQTEYRLSWIPLGGYVSLVGEREDDQLEEGFTAREHFNRRPAWQRTLVILAGPVFNVILAWLIFWGLFWAQGMYEPLPVIGQVQEESPAAAAGIMKGDRILTVNGKEIDTWSDLSNTISASNGTEVTLTIERGDETITKALKPKLMTRPNLFGEDEKSYLIGIVGSGDHRVVPVSGGSAAVLSIERTWDYISLTVQGFAKLIERAIPLDTVGGPIMIAQLVSQQAQQGFGNLLALTALISVNLAIINLLPIPVLDGGHILFLIIEMIRRKPVSPRVQEMTFRVGFVLLITLMLLATYNDIARIFGGS; this is encoded by the coding sequence ATGCAAAGCGTCGCGGCATTCATCATTGTTCTAGGCGTGCTCATCGCCTTCCACGAGCTCGGCCACTTCCTCGTTGCCAAGCTCATGGGCATGGGCGTGAAAACATACTCCCTCGGCTTCGGCCCCAAGGTATTCGGCAAGCGCTACGGCCAGACCGAGTACCGCCTCTCCTGGATTCCCCTGGGCGGCTATGTCTCCCTGGTGGGCGAGCGCGAGGACGACCAGCTTGAGGAAGGATTTACCGCCCGCGAGCACTTCAACCGCCGGCCCGCCTGGCAGCGCACCCTCGTGATCCTGGCCGGCCCGGTCTTCAACGTCATCCTGGCCTGGCTCATCTTCTGGGGTCTGTTCTGGGCCCAGGGCATGTACGAGCCCCTGCCCGTAATCGGACAGGTGCAGGAAGAGTCCCCGGCCGCCGCAGCCGGCATCATGAAGGGCGACCGCATCCTTACGGTGAACGGCAAGGAGATCGACACCTGGAGCGACCTCTCCAACACCATCTCGGCCAGCAATGGCACGGAAGTGACCCTGACCATCGAGCGCGGCGACGAGACCATCACCAAGGCCCTGAAGCCCAAGCTGATGACCCGCCCCAACCTCTTTGGCGAGGACGAGAAGAGCTACCTCATCGGCATCGTGGGCTCAGGCGACCACCGCGTGGTGCCCGTGAGCGGCGGTTCCGCGGCGGTCCTGTCCATCGAACGCACCTGGGACTACATATCCCTCACCGTGCAGGGCTTTGCCAAGCTCATCGAGCGCGCCATCCCGCTGGACACCGTGGGCGGTCCCATCATGATCGCCCAGCTGGTGAGCCAGCAGGCCCAGCAGGGCTTCGGCAACCTGCTCGCACTCACGGCGCTTATCAGCGTCAACCTGGCCATCATCAACCTTTTGCCCATTCCCGTGCTGGACGGCGGGCACATCCTCTTTCTGATTATAGAGATGATCCGCCGCAAGCCGGTCAGCCCACGGGTTCAGGAGATGACCTTCCGGGTCGGCTTCGTCCTGCTCATCACGCTCATGCTTCTGGCTACATACAATGACATCGCCCGAATATTCGGCGGCTCCTGA
- the tsaB gene encoding tRNA (adenosine(37)-N6)-threonylcarbamoyltransferase complex dimerization subunit type 1 TsaB, translating into MTSPEYSAAPDSSPVLCLNGAEMHIQLCLLAPAQAGGGGAYRLLRFEEHAVAGRANPVLVPAMQRVLEEASIPLERGGLRLACVRGPGSFTGLRLTLSACLGLAEALELPLAGMDYLPLAARAVIQAIPPKKMGPGTLFMVTHARRRQVYCQGFSLPDGEPVTAPDVLMLEDVPALVAAHPGIRLLVGTGMERNREPLEELFAQAQVDVAVLPVDMAHPTPKAFITEAANLTFSRQPIEPLYLRGSDAEENLPAIAALRGLSAEEAREKILRARADSE; encoded by the coding sequence ATGACATCGCCCGAATATTCGGCGGCTCCTGATTCCAGCCCCGTGCTCTGCCTCAACGGGGCCGAGATGCATATCCAGCTCTGCCTCCTCGCCCCGGCTCAGGCCGGCGGCGGGGGGGCGTACCGGCTGCTACGCTTCGAGGAACACGCCGTGGCCGGACGCGCCAACCCGGTGCTCGTGCCGGCCATGCAGCGCGTGCTGGAGGAGGCATCCATCCCGCTGGAGCGCGGCGGTTTGCGCCTGGCCTGCGTACGCGGACCGGGCAGCTTCACCGGGCTCCGGCTCACCCTGTCCGCCTGTCTGGGTCTGGCCGAAGCGCTGGAGCTTCCCCTGGCCGGCATGGACTACCTGCCCCTGGCCGCACGCGCCGTGATCCAGGCCATCCCACCGAAAAAGATGGGCCCTGGCACGCTGTTCATGGTCACCCACGCCCGCAGACGGCAGGTCTACTGCCAGGGCTTCTCCCTGCCTGACGGCGAGCCCGTGACCGCGCCGGACGTGCTGATGCTGGAGGATGTTCCGGCTTTGGTGGCCGCGCATCCCGGTATCCGCCTGCTGGTCGGCACTGGTATGGAGCGCAACCGCGAGCCGCTGGAGGAGCTCTTTGCCCAGGCGCAGGTGGACGTAGCCGTGCTGCCCGTGGACATGGCCCACCCCACGCCCAAGGCGTTCATCACCGAGGCCGCGAATCTCACCTTCTCCCGGCAGCCCATCGAGCCGCTCTATCTGCGCGGCTCCGACGCCGAGGAAAACCTGCCCGCCATTGCCGCCCTGCGCGGCCTTTCTGCGGAAGAAGCGCGGGAAAAAATTCTGCGCGCCCGCGCCGATTCCGAGTAA